In the genome of Montipora foliosa isolate CH-2021 chromosome 3, ASM3666993v2, whole genome shotgun sequence, one region contains:
- the LOC137996713 gene encoding alpha-(1,3)-fucosyltransferase 11-like, producing MNSYHSRIIRLLVFLSLLGFLIMAIAVSQVDIKLVFKHVLKQNKNIIRNHTSVETVGSTSNIENSTDVSWLIIFWSTVFGSVPKWWEGKWKRGDCPVACELTVDHSRVNEANAFAVHARDPHMMPPTHSVPWILLTQENPVYTPVLGNPGFMSKFNLLQSYRLDSDFPFPTFNEPNLKAPVSFSNKTGLILAAFSNCEKVRIEYMRQLMKFVTVDSYGGCLRNKHNLVQRYGKDYRLAKSELARKYKFTLVFFNQDCDYFVDAQLTHALDAGSVPVIMGTDKLDEFLPGNLRNAVIKVRDFKSPRHLADYILYLSKSETEYNNFQDWKWKGIGDITGTAIGYFWKPDYPIFCQICVALSHGRVHKEGLQTIPCKPRAYEDWGIIAGA from the coding sequence ATGAATTCCTACCACAGCAGGATAATACGATTATTGGTGTTTTTGTCATTACTCGGTTTTCTAATTATGGCCATTGCTGTGAGTCAAGTTGACATCAAACTGGTGTTTAAGCACGTCTTAAAGCAGAATAAAAACATCATACGAAATCACACCTCAGTGGAGACTGTTGGATCTACGTCAAACATCGAAAATAGCACCGACGTCTCCTGGCTCATCATCTTCTGGTCGACTGTTTTTGGATCAGTTCCGAAATGGTGGGAAGGTAAATGGAAGAGAGGAGACTGTCCGGTAGCTTGTGAACTAACAGTCGACCATTCCCGAGTGAATGAAGCTAATGCTTTTGCTGTACATGCAAGAGATCCACACATGATGCCTCCCACTCATTCTGTGCCATGGATCTTGCTGACTCAGGAGAATCCAGTTTACACGCCAGTATTAGGAAATCCAGGTTTTATGTCCAAATTCAATTTGTTACAAAGTTATCGCTTGGATTCCGACTTTCCGTTTCCCACTTTTAACGAACCGAATTTGAAGGCCCCAGTTTCATTCAGCAACAAGACTGGGCTGATCCTTGCTGCTTTCTCAAACTGCGAAAAGGTGCGCATTGAATACATGAGGCAACTGATGAAGTTTGTGACAGTGGATTCTTATGGAGGCTGCTTGCGGAACAAACATAACCTTGTACAGAGATATGGAAAGGACTATAGACTCGCCAAGAGTGAGTTGGCCAGGAAGTACAAATTCACTTTGGTATTTTTTAATCAAGATTGTGATTATTTCGTAGATGCTCAGTTGACCCATGCCCTGGACGCTGGATCAGTGCCTGTAATCATGGGAACTGATAAACTGGACGAGTTCCTGCCTGGGAATCTTCGAAATGCCGTCATAAAGGTCCGTGATTTTAAGAGTCCACGCCATTTGGCCGATTACATTTTATACCTTAGCAAAAGCGAGACTGAATACAACAATTTTCAGGATTGGAAGTGGAAGGGTATTGGAGATATAACAGGCACTGCTATCGGATATTTTTGGAAACCAGATTATCCAATCTTTTGTCAAATATGTGTTGCTTTGTCTCACGGACGGGTGCACAAAGAGGGTCTTCAAACAATACCTTGTAAACCAAGGGCTTATGAAGACTGGGGAATTATTGCTGGAGCTTAA
- the LOC137996711 gene encoding zinc finger protein 431-like, with product MSSIDQERSSEQSTTTQAQNFKCSQCDKYCTSSASLNSHKLKHSGEKRFKCNHCDKSFLRSSEIKIHVQIHHTGIRPFKCSYCNKAFFRKGNLNVHERIHTGVTPFKCIQCDKAFRSSSQLKSHVQIYHTGIRPFKCSHCDKAFFRKCWLAIHERIHTGETPFKCSHCDKSFRSLECLKAHENTHSSVKRYKCSYCDKLFRTSGQLKTHERLHTGEKPYVCNLCDKRFCHATSLEGHKRSHARKKALKCVHCDVTFDRQSSYVVHMLTHTGLETCDKMSSILQSSRIDTPKKRQKAQARVFCDCNCSICETKRQGVSSSSCDVASEVSGTEDKGHKCKHCARWFDCVSKYMRHERTHTGEKPFQCRFCGKYYRTSDYCKVHERIHTGEKPFQCGFCPKRFTTSGGCKSHEGVHMKDK from the coding sequence ATGTCATCGATAGATCAAGAAAGAAGCTCTGAACAGAGCACAACAACTCAAGCACAAAATTTCAAATGCAGCCAGTGTGACAAGTATTGTACATCATCAGCTAGTTTGAACTCGCATAAGTTGAAGCATTCTGGAGAGAAGAGGTTCAAATGCAATCACTGTGACAAGTCCTTCTTAAGATCCTCCGAAATCAAGATCCACGTGCAAATTCATCACACGGGTATCAGACCATTCAAATGCAGCTATTGTAACAAAGCATTTTTTAGGAAAGGTAACCTTAATGTCCATGAAAGAATACACACTGGTGTGACACCTTTCAAATGCATTCAGTGTGACAAGGCCTTTCGAAGTTCAAGCCAACTCAAGAGTCACGTGCAAATTTATCACACTGGCATCAGACCATTCAAATGTAGCCATTGTGACAAAGCATTTTTCCGAAAATGCTGGCTGGCAATTCATGAACGAATACACACTGGAGAAACCCCATTCAAATGTAGTCATTGTGACAAGTCATTTAGGAGCTTAGAGTGCCTCAAGGCCCATGAAAATACACACTCTAGCGTTAAAAGATATAAATGCAGCTATTGTGACAAGCTATTCAGAACATCAGGCCAGCTGAAGACCCATGAAAGACTACATACTGGCGAGAAACCCTACGTCTGTAACCTTTGTGACAAGAGGTTTTGTCATGCGACTAGTCTTGAGGGTCACAAGAGATCCCATGCTAGAAAAAAGGCCTTAAAATGTGTACACTGTGACGTGACGTTTGATCGTCAATCAAGTTATGTGGTCCATATGCTGACGCATACGGGGTTGGAAACATGCGACAAGATGAGTTCAATTTTGCAGAGTTCTAGAATTGATACACCAAAGAAACGACAAAAAGCACAAGCCAGGGTTTTTTGCGATTGTAACTGCTCTATCTGTGAGACAAAACGTCAAGGAGTAAGTTCATCGTCATGCGACGTGGCTTCTGAGGTATCAGGTACTGAAGACAAGGGTCACAAGTGCAAACACTGTGCTAGATGGTTCGACTGTGTGTCTAAATACATGAGACATGAACGGACACACACTGGggagaagccatttcagtgtaGGTTCTGTGGCAAATATTATAGGACTTCAGATTATTGTAAGGTACACGAGAGGATACACACTGGTGAGAAGCCTTTCCAGTGCGGGTTTTGCCCAAAGCGCTTTACAACTTCTGGAGGTTGCAAGAGCCACGAGGGAGTGCACATGAAAGATAAATGA